One window of the Henckelia pumila isolate YLH828 unplaced genomic scaffold, ASM3356847v2 CTG_550, whole genome shotgun sequence genome contains the following:
- the LOC140873432 gene encoding uncharacterized protein has product MGWLLLTFLLFSTCLISEAPERKTRKLMMTHNNVISTTTAAYKNSKNQANKSHGPKSDLDSSNKLIGSKDGHLVVKSPTKTEKRRHSTDTDGQEKVDIVEMDYTLARRKPHIHN; this is encoded by the exons atggggtGGTTGCTGCTGACATTTTTGCTATTTTCGACATGTTTAATCTCTGAGGCTCCAG AGAGGAAAACTAGAAAACTCATGATGACCCATAATAATGTTATAAGCACGACCACAGCTGCTTATAAG AACTCCAAGAACCAAGCAAATAAATCTCATGGTCCCAAATCCGATCTTGATTCATCGAACAAATTGATAGGAAGCAAAGACGGGCATTTAGTCGTGAAATCGCCAACAAAAACCGAGAAACGACGACATTCCACAGACACCGATGGTCAGGAGAAGGTAGACATAGTCGAAATGGATTATACTCTTGCAAGAAGAAAGCCTCATATCCACAATTAA